The DNA segment AAAACACAGGGGAGGACGGTCAGATGTGGTTACTGACTGATAATATTCCAGAACACTGACAGCTGATATCTGGAGTCACCTTCAGTTGTAGTGGTTTAGATTCGTGAAGTCAGACTCAAAGATGCAAAACTACGCAGAGGCCGTGAAGGAATTCGCAGAGAATCATGCGACTGGTCTCACGATTGCAGCTGTCACAGGTAAATACCTTAATGATGAATAATATGTAGATGCTGCACAGCATTCTCAAAGGGCAGAGGTTATTTAATgttactgagcatgtgcagtaaATGTTAATTTATAATGTAGAAACCATCGAACATGAACAGGGAAAAAAGTGTTGTTACATTGAATGTTTAACgcaaaattatgtttttattttgaaaagttaaTGTAGCAATATTTAGCAAAGATGGGCAAACATgaggacttgtttttttttttctcaatacaGTTTCATTCCATCCATCATTCAGCCAAAGTGGGGAGTGTATTTCACAGTTGTGAAAATCTAGAAATACCAGTCGAACATTCCTTCTTGGATTACACATCAATGAAAAACAGCTCATGAAGAGAGAAATTAAAGATAAAATAGAAGGTcttttttgttgatgttgtttttcatgtagTGAATAATGTGTTTCTCTCAGTGGTGGGTATGCTGGCCTTCCGCAGATGGATGGCGGGGCCAGCGTGTCGCAGCAAGGCCAGGCTGGATGGAAAAACAGTCCTGATCACCGGCGCCAACACTGGCATTGGGAAGGAGACGGCCCTGGACATGGCCCGGAGAGGTGAGGACAGCAAGAGGGGTCTCCTGAGGCGCACGGTCACGCTGTCACAGTTTGCATGATTTATCCTTTTGCAAAtgaattcagtttgttttttgttaatctTACTATGATCCATCTCTCAAGCCGATCTGACCAGCAACACACCCTTGCTCTAGTTACCTTTCTGCGAGTTCGCCTGTAAAACTTTTCTCTGATGTTGTGCAATATCTTGGTTACTCATTTCTATTATGAACTCACCTGCACTGTGGGTGTgaaaggacacacacatacacacgttcacccctacacacacagacacacacaaggagTCCAAGGTACAGCATTTCGTTGATGAAAGGTGAACACGAAGTCAGGGTCAGACTTTGCAACAGGAGTGAGGCACAAGAGGTGGGAGTGGCTGCTTTGAATAGATTATAGAGATACTATAACCAGTCTGCTGTTGCCTGAAGTATGtattgtaaataaaataaagcatttgACTCATGTTTAGCTTGAATCATAGCTGGTAATGATCCATATGCACTGACAGTGTTTTGTATTCTGTGAAGGCGCTCGAGTGATCCTGGCCTGCAGGGACTTGACCAGAGGTCGCATTGCAGCTGATGAGATCCGGCAGCAGAGCGGAAATGGCAACGTAGTGGTGAAAAAGTTGGATCTTGCTTCACTGCAGTCTGTCAGAGACCTGACCAAAGAAATTGAAGAGAAAGAGGAACGCTTGGACATCCTTATTAACAATGCAGGTATTTTTGCTGTGGCACTGCATTCTGTATACTCTTTAATTGCGTAGCTGCGTTGATTTATTCCCTCCACTGctatgtttgattttttttttctttttcacatctgttttgtttttgtttttttgtttttttttgtttgtttgtttgtggttaGGTGTTATGATGTGTCCAAAGCTTCAAACTGAGGATGGATTTGAGCTGCAGTTTGGCGTCAACCATCTGGGACATTTCCTTCTTACAAACCGCCTCCTTGACTTGCTGAAGAAGTCGGCTCCCAGCCGTGTGGTCATCGTCTCGAGCGTTGGACATGAGAAAGGTAAAATCTCTCTGAACTGTTGTGGAGTGCAGCGTGTTCTGCTTCTCAGAGGCGTCAGCTGACTCAGGcttcccctggggggcgccctGGAGCctcaggaggagggggggctcagTAACTGGGGCTCAGGTTGATGTCTTTCCACAGCAGGAAGTTTTGCCTCTGTAATTATTAATAGTAAATCATATAATCTACAAAGACATAATAAATCATTATGATGAATTATTACAGCTGTTAATATTTAATAGAACATATTTTTATACCTGAGATTGTTGTagctgtcatggaaacaaatTGAAATTGTACAATAAGCTCTGATAAAAAGTTGTAGACTATATACAGAGGTCCTACGGAGTTTGACAGCTGTGTTCAACTGTCTGGCCGAACACCAAATGTCAACACTTGCCTTGAGACCAAACATGCAGGATGAGAGTCGGGGTGGGGGGATACAGTCTGCTTCCACCTCCTTAGACCTGCCAACCCCACTCTAAAAACATCCTGCTGTGTATATTCATTTGTACTTTCAAAATGGTGTCATTTTTTCTGACAGTTTAAACTGTTTCTTGCAGGTAAAATATCGTTTGATGACATTAACCTCGATAAAAACTACGACCGTGTGGCAAGCTATCGTCAGAGCAAGCTTGCCAATGTCCTCTTTGGCAAAGAACTGGCTGCAAGATTGCAAGGTGGCGTACAATACACATTTATCATCTGTTATTCATCCAGCTTTTTCCCCCGAAGTCTTCTGTTGTGCAGCAATGCTTCATTGTCAGTCCTTTTCCTGTAGTGTTAACATCTTAACAGAAGATTCTGACACTTGACTGTGTGGATCTATCTTCCTCAGGCACTGGTGTGACGGTGTACAGCCTTCACCCTGGGGTCATCCGCACGGAGTTGGGCCGCCACCTGCTGCCTACCTTACCTTTTTGGCAGAGGGCGATATTAATACCTGGAATGATACTGATTAAAAATCCACGGGAAGGAGCCCAGACCTCCATCTACTGTGCAGTGGATGAGAGCCTGGCGAATGTCAGTGGACTCTACTACAGGCAAGTAAAACTGACTGTAGATATGTGATAAATGCTTTTAACTTGCAAAATATTGCAACTTTGAGATGGCTGAAAGTTGATTCCATGTGCGcttgattttttaaaaacgtGTTTTAATGCAAAAATCGGTAAGACTTTACTTTAAgtacccggtataacacattataagtagttataaacactcatgcatgatcacaatgctttataactcactatacagcactatacagcatagggttagggttagggttagggttaggtcctggcattgtgatcatctatgaatgtttataactatagctacatgtgttataatggcattataatgctttataaatgtacctataatgtgttatacaggggggcttcaaataaagtgttacccaaaaATCTTTATGTTTCATCATGCAGATTTGTTGAACTGTAAGAAACTGTGATGCTGTGCGAAAATGTAGATCAGATTctcaaaatgttggaaaaattACTATTGTCTCAGAAACAGAGGTTTtgaagtctatttttttttatgacatatcaaacaaaaaagtaatgaaaacaggagaaatTAGCATTTAGTGTGACCAGCCTTTTCCCTTCAAGACAAATTTTGACAACCCTTTTAATGGGGATTTGGTTGTAACATTTCTAAATGCATAGATCTATAGGATAGATCATATTGAATATGAGTTAAGATAGTACCTAAATGTCACTTCCTATATGATTAGAGTTATTATAAATCTGGAGCCAGTCAGATACTTTTCTTACCAGTATTGTATGATGGAGTCGTCCCATTGGTTTCAAAGTGAATTTGCAGTGTTGTATAAACCGCATTTCAATCCGAGGTCTTGCACACAAATTTAACATTTGTAAATTTTTTCTAATCGCTTTGTCCGTCGATCAGTTTTCTGTAATGCCTCATCCGGTTGAGGGTCGTGGTTGGTTGGCGAGGATCCCAGCTCCTGCGGTCAGAGGCACTCCCTGTGCGTTGTCAGTCAGAGGCGAAACAAAGAGATAACCACAGTCACACATTCATAATACCTGCAGGCAGTTTGGAGACAACAGTTAATCCCTACTGTGTGGAGAAATCGATGTGCCCTGAGAAAAACCACGCACGCACGgcaagaacatgcaaagttCACACAGGAAGGCCGACAACCTCAACGTGTTTGAgaagtcatttatttattcatcacagAATTGAAATGTTTGTGAAACCTTTCAATGTTTTCATTCCTCTGTACAGTGACTGTGCGCCCAAGACGGCGGCGCCGCAGGCCCTGGATGATGCTGCAGCCAAGAAGCTGTGGGACCTCAGTGCTTCCATGGTTGGTCTGGCTTAAACATGGCAGCCGACCGCGGCCTTTGTTAAACCCTTCTTTCATGTGGGGTTGGAAGCCCtgccccatttttttttaatcactttcaTATGAAAAGGAATGATgttattctgattttttttctttgagcatTTGCAGAACAAACGTTTGCACTATTTACTCCAATGGCACTTGTTTTATGATTGTATTATTCAGAATGTGGGTTCTTAAGGAGATTTGCTTTGTTTAATGATAGCTCTGCAACGCTGCTGCCTATATCAGAACAATAAATTCATGCTATTATTGCAATATGTACAATACTAACATGCCTCTGGGGGAAATAACCCCCAACCTTTTGCCAATCAAGTTCTATGTGACATTAAAAGTTTAATGAAAAGCACAGTTttaaacaaaaaggaaatataTTGTTGCGAGCATAATCACGTGAAACGTGAAGTAAAAGAAGGGAAGGGTTATGACCACCTGCAGGCTGAAAATGCAGGATGTGCTGAAGTGGCTCCCACGTGTTGTGCAAAGGATATGACCTTTAGCGGTGGCGTTCGTGAGCCGCCTGTTGCGCTTGAGAGCAAAGAGGATCCTCCACCAGGTGTAGAGAGGGAGTGGACGCCTCGGGCACAGAGAGCAGTTAGGATACACCCAGCATATCCAGGAGACTCGTCCACTCACACAGTGcctttccgtgtgtgtgtgtgtgtgtgtgtgtgtgtgtgtgtttttttatataacagATACTGTTTGTTCTGTTGTGACAGGATAatgacagtgttttgttgcttttcattctttgagatgagtttttttttttaacctgaatgTACTCTATATGAACAAAGTGTGCAACaaaaaaaccagcagctgtGTGATATTTTTGACAATAAATTACACATGAAAAGTGACATTTCTTGTAGCAGTTATTCAAAAACAAGTGCAATGTCTTCAACCATTCAGATACTGAAGACTGTTGATTTATGGAAGACTGATGGCTGTGCGTAAACAGACGTAAATAGAAATACACAATACATGCACTTTCTTCCACGCTTATGGCATTGTTCTGATAATGAAAACGACAAGTTTGTGTTGAGAGTggtttatatatttttaatatatccACTTACAACAATAGAAGCAGCTTAAAAACGCATCTGCTCTGCTTTTTGAAAGCATCGTTTGCGACACAAATGCACATTCACCGCTTTACACCATTCACTTATCCATTACCACACAGGTAAACTATGGCAAGCATGAGACACGATGTTCTGTTTGTTACGATCCATTAAACTGAAGACTGCCAAGCTTGTGTGTCAATGGGTGTGAAAATTATCAATCTTTTAGTCATTCGTCACAATTACTCACCTGATGTTCTTATTCCACTGAACCAGTTGTGTCGTCCACATTGTGCGGTTTGTCAGGCTGTGTCATGTCACATTCTGTTCCTGTTGGTTTACAAATTTTAAAATGGAAAGACCTATCGGCCAGCATGAGCCATTTCTGTCCATCGAGTCACAGAGTATTACTCAAATTATTTCGGAGAATAGTCACCAAGGGTGAAGGAATAAACGATTTACAATCAAATCTGAGTGTAACTGTGGGTTGTTACAAGGTTGCAAAATCACAAATAATCTACAGTCAACTTGAAAaaagattaacaaaaaaaaaaaaaaaaaaatagttacaCGGTTTGGTTCATCTCATCAAAAATCATTCCACTTCAAAGCGACACTAATGACAGCCGTCACCGTAATCACCAATAATGACGAGAGATTGAATTACCCCACAGGCTCTCCTGCTCAGATGCTGCCTTTCCGGTGTCTGCAGGTAATGTCATGCACATGCCCTTATCAGTTCTCCGTCCAACGGATACAGAATCTATAGCTGGGCTGGAAAAGTGATAAGGAGATGTGAGCGACCACAGCACCACAGCGATCTCTGAAGTTTGAGGGACAAAACGACTCCTGAGACTGAAAAGTCTGTGCAGAAGTTTTATGTCCCAAACCAAGGGTTTCAAAAAGCAGCCATCCAGTGCCTCACAGTCCTGAGCCCAGCAGCAGGTTTCACTCCCATCATTCAGTTGCCGTAGAAATGAGGCTGCCTTCGAGAAAAGGTCCCCCTCTGTCACTCTTTGGGGGTCCTCACGCAGCACAGGACCTGCTGAGCTTCAACCAGTCAAAAGTAGGCTCCTACCACAGTGGCCCTTCACTGCTTGACTGCTGACAAACCTTTGAGACACACCCCATTGATGAGTTTTATTTCATTGCAGCCCCGCCTGGCTCGGCAGTATTTCTCCGCTGCCATTGGTTCATACTCTAAACTCACCATACCTGCCCCCCGGCTCCTGAGGGATGGAGCCAAATAGCTCTCCCAGCTGTCAATCAGTGGGGAGATCAGCCAGTGGGATGACAGAGACCAGCTCCGGTGGGTGTGTTCGCCACAGGTGTGGCTGAGAAGCACATTCCAATATGTACATACCTGTCAGCTCCTCTGGtattcagctgcttctggaaaGTGGGCCCTCTGTTGACCATTGGCTCTGCCCTTTCCTCCTCATGGGGCCTCCTCAGAGGGAGAAGGAAATAGCTCTTGATTCCACTGCACAAAATAAGCATTTTTCAACACATGCTGTTTGTCTTTCCAATTGTTTCCTAGGAACACTGCTTCCTTTATTATTGTGGAATCCCATTCAATAACGGTGTCACTGTCATGaccaacacaaagaaaacacgtcCAAAACCAATAAAGTGGCTGCTATATTGGAAAGTAAAGGCTTGCCTTCTGCCTTCAAGGCTGTTTTGAGTGTAAACATATGGAAGTCACCCAGTTCAACAAATCACGAGCCATTCTTCAGTTGTGAAACTATGCGAGCACAAGCTCTTAAATAAGAGCATGTGGGATTCTTTTCTCCTTTTACAAATTGTAAATCTCACTGTTCTCCTTGATGTGTGGTGTCAGTTTGCATACAGGTGCATGCAGTGGCATGTCCTTTCCCCCCCCAGCAAAGAACATCAGATTTGTTTGCTCCCTCCAGAACTCATAAAGCCTCAACCAGAATGTGTGTGAAGTGCAGATTTGCGTCGTCTGCCCCCTCTGGAATGCAGGACTCATTCTTTTCTCCCAAATTCGAGCTATTTTTCCAAAGTTCTTCTCTCCTTCCGTCTCTCCCACCTTCTCCGTGTCCCTTCATCTCACAGGCGATCCTTCTGTCTTTCAATCTCTCTTTTTCTGCCAGAGTACAGAGGTGAACAGTGTCTGCCTGGGGCAGGTGCGGGAATGCAGGATTGCAGCATTCGTGGGCTTTAAGGAGAGAAGAGCTTGGCAGCCAGCGAAGTGACTGCCTTTGAACGAGTCTGTGCATGCATTGAGCTGAATCAGATCAGCCACAGTGACTAAGGATCTCTGTCACCAGACATCAGCACTCAATGCAGCTGCAGTTTTCCTCAGTGCCTTCTGGCTGCAACTTTTGAATATAGTCCTAAAAAATTCCAAGTCCAGAAACATGTAACCGGTGACTTTGGTATAACGTTATTTAGTACAAGGAACTGCCACCAAAATCAAAATATTCATAATGCTGACCATGATACTTTCCCCAGATCGCCATCGGTATTTTCAGCTGTCAAGTAATACATCCCTGCTATGAATGACTAAATATGATGTATGGTGGAAGCACATAAATGCAGGTTAAACCTGGAGCtgtttagatcaggggtgtgCAACCTCTGGCTTGGGACCCACATCTGGCCAGTGTGTTGATTCATAGCAGCTTcctgaaactttcctgaaaatAGAttgaaatcaaacttttttccttcaaatgcATGTCATAAGAGGACATACCTCctaaaaaatgcttgaaatttaaaataactaaaatagCTAAAGCAGGTAAAAcctaaaaaacaacaacaaaaaaaaaaaaaaagtggaaaacctgaaatgtctaaaatggt comes from the Salarias fasciatus chromosome 1, fSalaFa1.1, whole genome shotgun sequence genome and includes:
- the LOC115397336 gene encoding retinol dehydrogenase 13, coding for MQNYAEAVKEFAENHATGLTIAAVTVVGMLAFRRWMAGPACRSKARLDGKTVLITGANTGIGKETALDMARRGARVILACRDLTRGRIAADEIRQQSGNGNVVVKKLDLASLQSVRDLTKEIEEKEERLDILINNAGVMMCPKLQTEDGFELQFGVNHLGHFLLTNRLLDLLKKSAPSRVVIVSSVGHEKGKISFDDINLDKNYDRVASYRQSKLANVLFGKELAARLQGTGVTVYSLHPGVIRTELGRHLLPTLPFWQRAILIPGMILIKNPREGAQTSIYCAVDESLANVSGLYYSDCAPKTAAPQALDDAAAKKLWDLSASMVGLA